The genome window atatatatatatatatgcaccaCTCCACTCTACACATATCAAAAACTCTACAATTTCGAAACTAGCTATACGTTTGCCAAAATAATCAAAGCTCCTCATCCATCATTGCCAACTTGAAAACTGTAACTAATagtaaaaccaaaaaattataacCCCTAAGGAACAAACCACCAaggaaaacaaaggaaaactATGTTCTACCTTACTGAACTTAGCATATTCTATGCCATTTCTCGTTCATAGTTGTTAGTGCGTCATAGGGTTATCTTTTGGTTTGACTCTTATGTATCATCATTAAATTTGTGACATTGCAAAAAGATTAGTCAACTCGAGAATCATTAAGAAATTTAATGTGATTAAAGGAATACATTTATCTTGTTTAAATTGAATCTAAATCCTCTATAGATTATTCACTAACGTCTTCAATAATTTAAGTTGCTGTAAGAAATAGTCATCGACGTTGgcttgaaaaataattaatacaaGTTGTATACGTGATAAATATAGTTATCTcccaaatttaattattaaatgaagtatttttcattaaatgcaatgcaatttAATTGGACGTGAAATGGTgaccaaatcaaaatccaattAAGTCCTCTGAACTAAATTGTTAATTTAAACTAATCCACGGTTTCCTCATGCTTATTGTATTTCGTACACAAATCCTTGTGTATCTCATACACACTCTCTTCCTCGTCCACACAAAAAAGCAATACAGAAAACGGAACGGGGACGTGAAAAGGGGCAGATTCATTTGAAAAGAACGCGATCAAGCCCACATACATCAACACCAccccaccccccccccccccccccccccccccccccaaaaaaaaaaatgcaaagtcgCGCACTCATAACTGGTATGAGACGTTGCTATAAATAATGCACAGCGGCGTTTAGCTCTTCACATCGTGTCATCATATTCATTCCCCACTTGTGTCTTTTATGTAAACACCATGAACACAATATGACAACACTATAGAGCAAACACCCAATTACCTTTCCCCCTCGTTATctctatatatgtatttattaaaaacaagaaaaagaaacccacAAATCGTATCATTCACTTGAAACGTTTTCTCGCAAAAGTGAAAGCGGATAGTTGATTGGGAGCTAACCCATTAAGGGAGCAGAGCAAAGCACCCAaaaaggggaagaagaaaGCAAGGAAGTTGATAGCCAAGCTTGCTAGCAATAGGCTATATAGCATTAGAATTTAGAGAATTAAAATGGCAGCCAAGATTCCAGTGAGGTTTCAGAGAGTAGCAGCGGCTTTCGATGAGGTGGCGCGGGTGAGGCTCTGTGAGAGCAGTGGAAGCGAGCACTCGGCGGCGGCGGAGAGCTTTTCGGATTTATCGGCTCTTGTCAACTCTTTCATTGAAAGAGGAGATTTCAGAGGAGAAGGGGATGCCCGTAAAGACATAAACAATAAGGAGCAGTTGATGGAGGAAGAGTCGGAGGGTTATTGGTCTGATTCAGAGACCAAGAATACCCTGCAAAGCCTGCTTGATAAAAGTGACGAGGATGATGACGATGATGTGAAGCAGAGGATTTTTGCTGAGGTTGAAGTCGCAGTTGGAGGGGCTACTGGGGACAGGTCGTCCCCGGGGTTCAAGCGAAAGTTGATGGCTCATTTGCGCGAGAAGGGTTTCGATGCTGGTGAgtaaagttttcttcttttgattccTCTGCACAGTTCTTGAAAGAAATAAGATTTATTTGACCGAAAATCTGTCTTTTAGTtctgaaaatttgaaaaactacCATTCATTCCTTCTTGTCCTTTCTGTTGAAAGACtgcaaatttaaaaagtaaaaactagTTCAATTGGTTAAAACTTTGTGAAAGTTTCTTGATGCATTTGAAAAATCCCAATTGGGTTTTCAGTTTCTTAAGATGCACTCTATAAACCCAATTGAAAATGGCTGAGATTGAGATTAATTACTAATTATGTTGTGCTTCCCAATTTTACAGGACTGTGCAAATCAAAGTGGGTGAAATCCAGCCGGTTCCCAGCGGGGGAATATGAATTTGTAGATGTCCATGTCAAAGGGACTCGTTACATTGTTGAACCATTCTTCGTGGTAGAATTCGAAATCGCTCGTCCCACGAGTCAATACGAAGCGTTGCTTAGTGTCTTCCCGACGACATTCGTCGTACAAGTTGAGGAGCTGAAGAAAATTGTGAGGCTCATGTGCACCGCCATCAAAAAGTCGATGAAGAGCGTGGACATGCCAATGCCACCATGGAGGAGAAATGGGTACATGCAATCCAAATGGTTAGGCTCCTACAAGCGCACAACAAATGCAGTTCCAGCCAAGGAGTTGGAACACAATGAGAGTGTTGGTCTAAAGAGATCAACGGGGTTTGAGGCTTTGACTACAAAGGCTTATTATTGCAGAGATGCCTTTGCTAGCAAGAACGGGTTAAGAGTTGGGCATTTAACTGCTGCGTTTCAGGGCATCTGAGCATTCGTTTTGTCCTGTTTTAGTTTGGTAATATAAATTTTGAGATTGTGATTTTTTTGGCTACCCCTTGGGTAGTAATTTTGGAAACCATCTGGGTTTTGATTAAAACAATGTCTGTGAAATaccattatatatttttttgaataaaatgtaaaattaatttGTCTCGTTTCGCTTGGGTCAAGTCATATCAATTTGTCCAAGCCTTCTTCTCATGTTTATGATTTATCAGAATTTCACgtccaaagtgaaatttgtgATTTGCCTTTGAAATCCCCAAATGCAcgacaaaatgaaaaatgaaaaatgtagGCACCGATAGACGCAAACAGCTGGGAAATCAAAGCAAGTTTGCCTGGAAGGTACCCAAACGAAAAATTTGTTCATGTAAGAGAAGGTTCTCATGAAAAGGCTAAATCCTATGCCATTTCCCTCATCTCCCCTTCTCATATGATTCATTCGAATTGAAAATACTCtaaattaagaagaagaaaaaaacaatgaaaaagatTGTTCAataagagagaagaaatgTGAGAAGCTCGGTAAGCAGATCTGTCGACAGAACACAACGACCGGCCAGTAAACTTCTCATGAAATCGATTTAGCTACAGCCGCTTTGGCCAAATTCAAGAACAAGGTTACTGATTTTGTATCAAACCCTTCTCTTGGTACAAGTAGCTCATTCAATCTATAAACTTTCATCTTTCCAAAAACTAAAAGACATGCAGAGTTGAAGAttagagaaacagagagagagagagagagagaaatgaaaagCTAAACGGCtgaagagagtgagagagcAATGTGATGGGACTCTCTCAAAACCCTAGGGGCTGCTTTATAATGAATGAATCTGGGATAAATGTTAAGTGGGGTGGAAGACGATTAGATCTCAGCCGCACATCTGTGATGTCAAGAATATCTTTCGGTGCTACGGATGCAGATGTATTACTTCACAATACAATCGCCACCACTGCGCTGTCAAAATGTATCACTTGGGCTTCAAAATAGCTATTGAAATCTAGACCGTCCATTTGTGTCAGGCCCATATAAAGTACGGCTTGGAGTTGCCaatctttttcctttaatttttttgaaatccaAAGCCAAGTGTCTTTGGATGATAGCTAGCATATGCTGCTTTGAAATCTAGACCGTCCATTAGTGTTCTTTTTGATTGATACGAGGAAGACATGGAAAACACTGACCTTCCATAgtatttgttgttgttgctgtaAGATAATGAACAAGATgtgttcaaaacaaaacaagatcACACTGTAAAGAATGTTAACACTCCTCAGATGATTAAGCAAActgagagaaaacaaaaatataagcaTACACACTCCTCGCGCCATTCTACAAAAAAGATAGCCTGTAGTTTAACAGGAAATCAAGCGCTGACTAATTTACTCATACATGACGAACAGAAATCATGTTAGTCTAAGTTTGGAGCTCTTTCTTAGCCGCCCCGCCCAACCCCAACCCCCCAACCCCCCCCTCCCCCGGCCCTTTCCCTTCTTTTGTGTGTTTATATCTGCATGCATCCAAGTAATAGGACGTttacatcatcatcatctggACAAAGCCCTTCAAAAATGAAATCCTATGGTTCTGCTAGCTGTATTCATTGGGATTTTCTTTGCTCCGGATTATAGGAACACCATCCTCCCTCCAAATGACCCGATCTTCACATAATGCTGTTATCACTTCCACATATATGCGATGCTCCTGAATTCAATAATGAAGCCaaatcaaaaaattatttgcacAGGATGCACATACTACCAAATCTATGAGTATAGCATCCAAAAAGAGGTCagtataaaagaaaaaatgaaaggaGGGGAGAAAAAGCTTCTTGTGGTCTGTCAGTGGTTCAGACAAATCAACAATTGTAAATAAAAGAGTGTCATAAAATTGCATTACCTCCCGAAGAACCCTTGCTGCCAGCTCCTCCGCAGTGTCCTTGGCAAGCACAGGGACAACTCTTTGAGCAAGGATACGTCCCGTGTCGTAGTGCTCATCAACAAAATGTATTGTAGGGCCTGTGTATCTGAccaaaatgaaagaaacatAATATTAGGTCTCCTCCTCATACATGGAAACAGCACAGTGTAACTTGAATAAGCGAAATTAGATTCAGAAGCTATTGAGTTTTGGCAATAGTAGCATACCTTGCTCCAGAAGCAATGACCGCCTTGTGGACCTTCATCCCATAATTACCTTTGCCTCCAAATGCTGGAAGAAGTGACGGATGGATGTTCAGTATGGATCTGGGATAAGCTTGTATCAACTCTGCTGGTATAAGTTTTAGGTAACCAGCCAGGAGAACAAAGTCAACCTCAAATCTCCTGAGTACAAGACATCAAAAGCTAATAAGCAATAAAACaatgcttttaaaaatattcacAGATAATTTATGCCATGCTagcttaaaaaaattacagctCAATTTGGCCCATATTCTTAGGCTTAGACATGAGAGAACATATAAAAAGCAGGTATATTTAACCTACGCTACGGTCATAGAAGAGCTGgcaactttagccatcaaaatAAGTTGTGTTAAAGTGCAGGCAACACTCAATGTTATTTAGAATCTTTCCAATATGTGAAGAAGCTGAATTAGATGAAGCTGAATCAGattcaaataatttcccaGTGTTAGACTAGATATTTTGATGGCAGTGCTTATACAACAATGAGTTAAAATATAAGACACTCCTCCTGGCTTAACAAAAATGTGAAAGAGCCTCACCTAAGGGTAGCAACAAGGTCAGCTGGAGATATTCCATCAGCctcaagttttgttttggggaACAATATAACTGGGAGGCCCTTATCTCTTGCATAGTCAGCACCTCCGCAATCTGAATATACAATATTTGTATCAAAGATTTATACAATATATTTCTGAAGTTGCTAATTTGCTTTCTGTTTTCACCACACTCtcattaaaagaaagaaatcaatgaGGACCTTTCCTCtataaacataaaatactattataTCTCAAATTGGTGTTTATCCAAGTTGCTAGATCAATATCAAcaagaaaaccaatttcacACAATTCATAACAGATTTGGAGAGTGGAGGAGACCTTGTTTACTTGTGACTACAACAACAATGTCTCCATGAATTGAACCCCGAAGACATGCTTCTTGAATGGACCGGAAGTTGGAGCCTCCACCGGAAACGAAAACCGCAAGCTTTTTCCGTCTAATCCCACTTCTCAAATCTTCTTTATCAGAAGCAAGGAACTCAATTCTCTCTCTACTGTTCCTACACTGAAATACCTTCCCAGACAATGCACTTTGTGAAATAGAAGGGCAAGCTTTGAAGGAGACCcatttttgggattgagcaaaagaagcagaagaagaggaaagggGAAATTTTACAAAGACTTGggttttggtattttgaatcgGTGGGGTTGAGCAAAACCCAGAAAGCAGACGCTGAGCTTCCATTGAAAGGATGAGAGGGAATGCTGCAATTAATTGAATAACTGAATACAATGAAAAACAGAATCTTTGGAGCCAAAAGACTTGAACAAATGTCTTAGACGAAGCAGAAGAGTTTAAATGTGAAAAAAGGCTTTGATTTTGCAAGCGGCTGCCAGTGCCTGCCTTCTCTTTTCGCCGCTCGATCGAAGCAGGGGAGAGGCTGGCTCTGCTAGTGTTTATTCCTTTTTTAACTTTCGTTttaatttgtctttttttctGTAACGTTTTGGTATGTTGGCAAGGCCAGTTACTGAATAATGGCCCAGCCCATTCTGGAGCCTCGTATTCTTTTTGGGCTTGTTCTTGAGGGATGCTAGAGGTCCAGTCAAAGGCTTACTGACAAAAGTACATATCCGATTCCTCATTGTTTTTCTAGATAAGGGCATGGCATTGGCATATGCCAATACTAAAcctattttctcaattttttttcttttctcgaTTGTAATGTATGGGGGAGCAGTTTCGAATTTGGATGCAATAAGGCGGACACACTGCCTTAACCAACTAACTTaacttaaatttaattttaaatatatttttggacACCAAATATCCCCATATTAAAAACAcagctaaatttttttaatattcgGATTGCATAATACTACTCCACACTTTGTGTTTTGAATACCGGATCAAATACCCTATTTGTTAATTTAGTTTTCTCTAGACAAGTACACAATTaagtaaataattttttttaattgtttccAATGATTGGTGAATGAAAGTGGAAACAAGAGAAGGGCCAAGTCCCAATCTGGTGAAGAGTCCACGTCAACGGCCCTGATTTAGCATCACGCGAGTAACAGTGTACGAGCACCATCCAATCCCACCCAAACACGGAAACCATAAAGGACATACATCTAAACGCACACCCGCCCAtctttagagagagaaagtgagaaACAAAGCAAGAAAGatacaaagaaacaaagaatttatatagaaaaatctttttaattttttaaatttcatcacGGATCGGACGCCCACCGAGTCGCCAGCGCAGAATCGGAGATCCATCAGCAAGATGGAGGGAGTTGGGGCCCGACTCGGGCGGTCCTCGACCCGGTACGGACCAGCCACGGTGTTCACTGGGCCGGTGAGGAAGTGGAAGAAGAAGTGGGTCCACGTAGCACCATCCTCTAACACCAACAACGCTAGTTCTACCACCCATCACTCTCATCAGATTAACGGCCACAACGGTACCTCTAACGGTAATAACGGCTCGCATCTCTTGCTTTACAAGTGGACCCCAATTACCCAAAGCCAAAACACAGCCATTAGCAACAATAATAACGCAGTCACCAATGGCAATGGGGGGGACAAGGTTTCTGCAAAGGACGACGATGCATTGGGGGCTAACGAGGAGCCGCCTCGCCGaaaatttaaatacattccgGTAATTTTCTGCgattttacttattttattcatttttgtttaattctcTTGGAATTCTTGGATTTGGGGCTGATTATTGTCTGGGTGTGTTTTTTTAGTCGTTTAATGAAAGCATTGTGGGTGATTGAGTTGAATTCTTTATGTGTTTTCTTGGGGTTAATAGtaatttagggtttggttTCAGGATCTTTGGAAAGGAGGTCTTTTTGGGTTGATTAGACACGTGGGAAATTATGGGTTTATGTTTgcttttaatgttttttggGGCTGATAAGTGAGGATCTCGTGATTTGCATTAATGTTTGTCCTTGAGTTTAAAAAGGAATGATAGGTTATATTGACTAATGGTTATACCCAATTGTacaatttgaatttgagttcTTAGTCGAGTTAAAGTGGTGGCTTAGCTTAGCTTGTAATTTGTGAAGGAACTGTTTGAAGTTTTGCTACTAATACAATAGAGTTGTTATTGCATTTTGtttgtgtatattttttaatgttcaCACTCATGTTGTGAGTCATACTTACCGCAGCTCACGATTATCCatttaaaactgaaaaagaatTAGCTCATTAGAGAGTTTTGTGTTTAGTAGTAGTATGATTGAGGAGAAGTGGGAACTTGTCGTTTTCACGTTATGAATTTCTTGAGTTGCTTTATGATTAGTGATTTTGTAATTCTAGTAGAGGATGCAACGGTTACTGTTAATATATGAGACGAGCTACTCTGGACGAATTTATATGACATTAAGCTGAATGTTGTTTTAGTAATAAATGATTTTAGTACCTTGATAAAAGATAAGATGTTAAAGGTTGTAACTTGTAGTGATTACAAAATGCAGTTAGCTTTCTCACAAAGTTGATATTGAATCTCCGTTATCAATAGGGGGTTTTTGGGGTTTACTTTGATATTTTATACTCTAGAGAATGCTCTACTGCTTATTAtcaattttccttttggcATCTTGCTGAACTTTAGCATATGGGAAAGAATTTCGAGCCATTCCTAAGTGGTCAGTGGCAAAATAACTTTGGTAAAAGCAGTGATGAAGTTTTGATTACTACACATTGATAAGGATGTAGTTATGGAGCAATGTGATAATCAAAAGCTTACACGTCTACTGTGCTTATTTCTACGGTTTATGTTAAGATCTAGATTTATCTCTGCAGAAGCAAGACTCAGAGAAAACATTGATATGTGAATGCCTTTGTGGTGTTCCTAGGAATCTCTTATTTTCCCAGAATCTGCATTAGTGCTTGCTTGACTGAATCCTAATTATAGGAGCCAgctatgtttataaaattggtaGTGTTTGTCCTCGTTGGAAATTGGTGTCATGATCTTATTCCTATGGTGAGCTTCTGGAGGGAAAAGAGGTGGTTTACTTACACTGGATAGTTAGGAAAGTACTTGCGTAGGGAGGTACCATGAAGTAGTCAAACCTGAGTTTGTGATGTTGTGTACTTGTGCTTGGAGTGAGTATAACAGTTGAAAACAACAACATAGAGGTTCTCTATGCTTGTTCGTGTGCTCTGGTGGATTATTGGAGGAACATATGTTTTACAAAGGATGACTCTTATGATCGTAATGGTATTGAGTTCATTGTGCTGTAACCATTTCCCAGGTTACCACCATAACATCACTAGACTAGTTTTCCAATATTGGAATGTGGTTAACTGGATAGAATCAATTCGActttcttaattattttctgtGATTTTGTTGGGGTTTTCTGTTGAATGATAACTTTGGCCATTTGACAAAGCAGATTGCTTTACTGGAAGAACAGCAACTTGAGGCTGCAGAACAGGTTGAAGATGAATCTAACTCTATTGATAATGAGCCAACTGAAACAGAGGCCACTCCCAAGAATGAGGTTTTAGATGAGAAACCTGACATTAATGACGTTCCTATGGAAGAAAATGAGGTAAAATGTTTGTAACTATTTTTATGCTTATGTTGTTTCCTACTATATCTTGCTTAATGGAGACAACATGCTTATTATGTGCGTTGATGTATATGGAAAACCTAAATTGACTGATGAATATGGACATTTTTGGGGAGGAGGAAAACTTGATGGTTAGGTTTTCTGTATAAAAGGTGAACTACTATCAGTCTATATGGGCACTGGACTTTTCTGGTGGAGGGATTCCATTTAATTGTCGTTCTTTATATAGGAAATTGAGGAAAGCATATTGGCAGTAGAATTCCAAGATAAATCAAATGGgtttgatttcattttctatTGACTATAACTTGTATTTTGGTTTCATTCTCAGGACAATAATCAGGTAGTTTGCCAAGATCTGAATGAAAGCACTTTGGATTTAAGTTTGGGCTTGAATGCGCATGAAAGTGATAATGGTTCTGCTTTAAATACTGAAAAAACCAGAAATGGTTAGTTGCAAAAGTAGGTTCAACTATTGGTGAGCCTATGATTGGAGGTCTTCGAAAAATGGCACTCATAAACTTAAAAGGAGGAGCTAATTTGTTGGTGTCTAATTCTGAATTCAGTTTTCCCTTTGGCTTTATATTTTACCTATGGCCATATAGGGCAAGTGAATTTCAGTGGCATACGCATGTACTACTAGTCTTCATTTGATGTTTCATTGTTTAGCCGATTGCAAATTGCACCCATTTGGTATAAGATGCAAAACTTATactttcaaaattgaaatgattgaatttttttccgcGGCCATTTTTGTTTACTTCTGAGACAGGAGATGTTGTACTTGGAAATTGTAGTGGGATTTTAAACTTTTGAATTATTAAACAAGAACTATGGTAAAGTTTAGTCTTACTATGCTTTAGTTCCTTGATTACACCAGTTGAAATGTCTTGCTATGTCGTTTCATGCGCGATTATGCTAATTATAGTAGTTGGCATGTCAACAGAGATGTACCACCAGTTTAACTTTGATGCAATTTCAGTGGCATGCTCTTCTATACGGCCAGCCTCTCAagctccttctctctcttaaaCGCTCTTAATGCTTCCGCAGGCCTTCCTTCTCCTTTCAGAATTTTATACTTCTTCTCATCCAAAGCTTGCTGACGCAACTCCTCAGGATAAGCAGATCCATCACCACTCTGTAAATGATTAGGCTCATCAACAGAGAGATTTCTATGTATTTCTCCCACCCCATGGTGGCTGAAATCTTGTTGACTATTTGAACAGATGCACTACTACTCTTGTCCTGATTCCTTCCTATCATTACCGAGAAGTTGGTTCAGAACTTCATCCTCAGGCTTTGATGTCAACTTCAGACTGCCTGCACAGAAAGTTAGGTTTGATACAGAAGGAACCATCAAAGGGTAGAGTAATTCAATCTTTTTCTGTCTGCCATTAAAATGATGCAAGTGCAACAAAATCTATCTATACCATAATTCAGCTAAAAAGCATGTGGCAGAAGCACAAAACTAGCAAAACTGGTGACAGAACCGACAAATGTTCAACGCAACAACAAATGAACTAACAACCTTAGAAGGAATCAAGATGGTAACTCTCCCAGCTCTAGTTTTGTGGCCGTGTCTCTCAAAGCGTGCTGCTTCTTCTAGATTTTCACAATGCTCACAAATCCGCACAGGTGAATCACCTTGCCCGCGTAAAAACATTTTTGGCTGGGTGCAGCTGTTGCAAAACAAGCCCCCACGCCTCCGGCAATGATGCTGAAATTCCACATTGCATATAACCAAGAATCAGAAAAAGACCCAGAgacaagaaag of Prunus dulcis chromosome 4, ALMONDv2, whole genome shotgun sequence contains these proteins:
- the LOC117625868 gene encoding uncharacterized protein LOC117625868 gives rise to the protein MAAKIPVRFQRVAAAFDEVARVRLCESSGSEHSAAAESFSDLSALVNSFIERGDFRGEGDARKDINNKEQLMEEESEGYWSDSETKNTLQSLLDKSDEDDDDDVKQRIFAEVEVAVGGATGDRSSPGFKRKLMAHLREKGFDAGLCKSKWVKSSRFPAGEYEFVDVHVKGTRYIVEPFFVVEFEIARPTSQYEALLSVFPTTFVVQVEELKKIVRLMCTAIKKSMKSVDMPMPPWRRNGYMQSKWLGSYKRTTNAVPAKELEHNESVGLKRSTGFEALTTKAYYCRDAFASKNGLRVGHLTAAFQGI
- the LOC117625861 gene encoding phosphoribosylglycinamide formyltransferase, chloroplastic, with the translated sequence MEAQRLLSGFCSTPPIQNTKTQVFVKFPLSSSSASFAQSQKWVSFKACPSISQSALSGKVFQCRNSRERIEFLASDKEDLRSGIRRKKLAVFVSGGGSNFRSIQEACLRGSIHGDIVVVVTSKQDCGGADYARDKGLPVILFPKTKLEADGISPADLVATLRRFEVDFVLLAGYLKLIPAELIQAYPRSILNIHPSLLPAFGGKGNYGMKVHKAVIASGARYTGPTIHFVDEHYDTGRILAQRVVPVLAKDTAEELAARVLREEHRIYVEVITALCEDRVIWREDGVPIIRSKENPNEYS
- the LOC117626506 gene encoding protein kinase 4 isoform X1, whose protein sequence is MEGVGARLGRSSTRYGPATVFTGPVRKWKKKWVHVAPSSNTNNASSTTHHSHQINGHNGTSNGNNGSHLLLYKWTPITQSQNTAISNNNNAVTNGNGGDKVSAKDDDALGANEEPPRRKFKYIPIALLEEQQLEAAEQVEDESNSIDNEPTETEATPKNEVLDEKPDINDVPMEENEDNNQVVCQDLNESTLDLSLGLNAHESDNGSALNTEKTRNG
- the LOC117626506 gene encoding protein kinase 4 isoform X2, encoding MEGVGARLGRSSTRYGPATVFTGPVRKWKKKWVHVAPSSNTNNASSTTHHSHQINGHNGTSNGNNGSHLLLYKWTPITQSQNTAISNNNNAVTNGNGGDKVSAKDDDALGANEEPPRRKFKYIPIALLEEQQLEAAEQVEDESNSIDNEPTETEATPKNEVLDEKPDINDVPMEENERCTTSLTLMQFQWHALLYGQPLKLLLSLKRS
- the LOC117626507 gene encoding vacuolar protein sorting-associated protein 27-like, whose product is MLEKIGLPAKPSLRGNTWVVDASHGQGCTSQFTFINRKHHCRRRGGLFCNSCTQPKMFLRGQGDSPVRICEHCENLEEAARFERHGHKTRAGRGSLKLTSKPEDEVLNQLLGNDRKESGQE